GCGGCCTGGCGGCGCCACGGGGCCGGGTAGTCGTCGCGCCGGGAACGCCAGCGGGCGTACCTGTCGTTGTCGCGCTCGTCCATGCGGTCCCCCTCGTCGGCGACCACGAGTCGCCACGGCCTCTCCTTGGCGTTGCGCCCGCCGACCGCCTCCACCAGGCCGAACCTGGCCAGCTGTCGCAGGTGGAAGGAGGTGGCGCCGCTGTTGACGCCCAACCGCGCGGCCGCCTGCGTCGCCGTGAGCGGGCCGCCGGCCAGCAGGTCCAGCAGGGCCAGGCGCAGCGGGTGGCTGCGGGCTCGGGCTTCGTCGACCACGACATCCGGCATGATCGCAAAGTACACTTTGCAGAGTTTTCTTTGCAATAGCGGGTTGCGCGCACCCGGCTCACGATGGACCGGTGCACGACCGCCTGTTCACCACCAGGTTCGTCCTGCTCACCGCGGCCGACCTGGGCTACTTCACGGCGACCGGCGTGGCCGTCTACTCGCTGCCGCTCTACGTGACGGGACCGTTGGGCGGGGACGAGGCCGCCGCCGGGCTCGCGTTCGGGGCGTTCGCCGTGTCGGCACTGGTGCTGCGACCCTTCGCCGGGGTGCTGACCGATCGGCTCGGCCGGCGTCCGCTGCTGGTCGGCGGGGCGCTGGTGTGCGCGGTGGGCATGGGGTTGACGGCGTTGGCCGGGTCGACGGCGGCCGTGGTCGCGTTGCGGTTGCTGCTCGGGGTGGCGGAGGCGGCGTTCTTCGTGGCGGGGTTCGCGGCGCTGGCCGACCTCGCCTCGCCCACCCGGCTGGGCGAGGCCCTCAGCTACAACTCGCTGGGCCTGTACCTGGGGTTGGCGTTCGGGCCGCCGCTGGGCGAGGTGCTGGTGGAACGCGGCGGGTTCACCTGGGCGTGGCTCGGCGCGGCGGGGCTGGGCGTGGTGGCGGCGGTGCTCGCGGCGTTGATCGGGGAGACCCGCGGCCCGCGCGAGCCGGCCCCGGTGCGGTTGGTCCACCGGCCGGCGATCGCGCCGAGCCTCGGGTTCTGCACGTCGTTGGCGGCGATCGGCGGGTTCCTGACCTTCGCCGCGCTGCACGCCCGGGACGTGGGGCTGACCAACACCAGCCTGCCGCTGTTCGTCTACGGGATCGTCGTGGTGGTCAGCCGGATCGCGTTCGCGCGGGTGCCCGACCGCCTCCCGTCCCTGCCGCTGGCCGCCGGGGCGCTGGCGTTGATCGCGTGCGGGCTGGTCCTCGCGGCGGTGTGGACCACTCCCCCGGGCCTGGTCGTCGGCACGGTGCTGCTGGCGCTGGGGGTCACGTTCACCACGCCCGCGTTCTTCTCGGCCGTGTTCGCCACCGCGCGCCGACATGAACGAGGTGCCGCGTCGGGCACGGCCAGCGCGTTCATCGACCTGGGGTTGGGCGGCGGGCCGATCCTGCTGGGCCTGGTCGCGCGCTCGGCGGGCATCCCGTGGGCGCTGGCCGGCGCGGGGCTGATCGCGCTGGCCGGGTGCGCGTGGACGCTCACGCTCGCGCGCGCTGCCGGTCGTGGTGCCGTCGCGCCTTGAGGCGGTTGCCGCACACGGTCATCGAGCACCACTGGCGGCGGCCCGTGCGCGAGGTGTCCACGAAGTGCAGGACGCAGTCCGGATTGGCGCACTTGCGGATGCGGTCGGGGTGCTCGGCGCGCAGCCGCAGGAAGTCGCGCAGGCACACCCAGGGCGCGTGCCACCGGGGGTCCGCCACGTCCGGGTGCTCGGCGTCGACGGTCAGCCGCAGGCGGCCGTGGGCCAGCAGGGGGTCGAGGGCGTCGAGGGTGGTCGGGTCGGCGATGGCGGCGGCGATCGCGGCGCGGGTCTGCGCCAGCTCGGCGCGCGGGACGGGGTCGGCGGGCAGGCCGTGGTCGGTGAGCCAGGCCCGGGTGAGGTCGTCGTGGTCGAGGACGTCGTACCAGGTGGTGCCGGTGATCCAGCGGGTGTTGAGGAGGTCGGTGCCCAGGGGTTGGTCGTCCAGGGGGCGTTCGGGCCAGTCGTGGGCACGCAGAGCGTCGGCGAGCACCCTCGTCCTCCTAACCGTTTTCGGACGCTTGACAGGTTAGCACGGTGCATGCTTGGGTTTGATCTAACCGTTCTGAGCGACTTAAACAGTTAGGCGAAGCACCGTGACCACGTACCACCACACCGACATCGACGGCCTGACCGTGTTCCACCGCGAGGCCGGGCACCCCGACGCGCCCGCGATCGTGCTGCTGCACGGGTTCCCGACCAGCTCGCACATGTTCCGCGGCCTCATCCCGGCGCTGGCCGACCGCTACCGCGTGATCGCGCCCGACCACATCGGCTTCGGGCACAGCTCCGCGCCGTCGGTGGACGAGTTCGACTACACCTTCGACCGGCTGACCGAGGTCACCACGACGCTGCTCGACCGGCTCGGGGTGCGGCGGCACGCGCTCTACATCCAGGACTACGGCGCACCCATCGGCCTGAAGATCGCCTCCCGCGACCCCGAACGGGTCAGCGCGATCATCACCCAATCGGGCAACGCGTACATGGAGGGGTTCACGCCGTTCTGGGAACCGCTCTTCGCCTACGCCACCGCGCCCGGCCCCGACACCGAGCCGGCCGTGCGCGCACTGCTGACCGAGGAGGCCACGCGCTGGCAGTACACCCACGGGGTGAAGGACGTGAGCCGCATCAGCCCCGACACGTGGGCGCACGACCAGCCCCTGCTCGACCGGCCGGGCAACGCGGAGGTGCAGCTGGCGCTGTTCCGGGACTACAAGAACAACCTGGACGCGTACCCGGCGTTCCAGCAGTACTTCCGGGACAGCCAGGTGCCGCTGCTGGCGGTGTGGGGGCGCAACGACGAGATCTTCGGGCCGGACGGGGCGGTCGCGTACCGCCGCGACCTGCCGGAGGCCGAGGTGCACCTGCTCGACGCCGGGCACTTCGCGCTGGAGGACCAGCTGGACACCATCGCCGGGTACGCGCGCGGGTTCCTGGGCCGCGTCCTGGGCTGAGACCAGTCGGTGCGACCGGGCGTCGGGTTACTTCGGCAGGGTGGCCCAGGCCTCGGTCGCGACCGCCTTGGCCGCCGCGCACGCCTGGTCCACCGGCGTGCCGGACGGCAGGCTGACGGTCACGAACACCAACTCCTGCACCCCGCCCTCGAAGGCGATGTGCGTCGTCTCCGCCGCGCAGAACGCGACCGAGGCGGCCGACGACCTCGTGATCACCGTGGGACGCCCGCCCACGTCCTCCCGCACCGCGTTGGCGCCGTCGGGGGTCGCGGGCGTGCCCACGGCGTAGGTGACCCGGGCGCGCGGTGTGGAGGAGGTGCCGTCGTTGCTCCAGCGGCACTGGTGGCGTGCCGGGTAGACGCGGGCCTTCGGGGTGGCCAACCCGGGTACCTGGGCCAGGCTCGTGCGGGCCGCCTCGCACGCGTCCAACCTGCCGACCGACTTGGCCGGGTACTTCCAGTGCTCGA
This DNA window, taken from Saccharothrix variisporea, encodes the following:
- a CDS encoding winged helix-turn-helix domain-containing protein, translated to MPDVVVDEARARSHPLRLALLDLLAGGPLTATQAAARLGVNSGATSFHLRQLARFGLVEAVGGRNAKERPWRLVVADEGDRMDERDNDRYARWRSRRDDYPAPWRRQAAATYTVHLTPAELDELAASILDLVAPYFDREQDPATRPPDAAPVAVVTRLFPLATPEEVTR
- a CDS encoding MFS transporter; the protein is MHDRLFTTRFVLLTAADLGYFTATGVAVYSLPLYVTGPLGGDEAAAGLAFGAFAVSALVLRPFAGVLTDRLGRRPLLVGGALVCAVGMGLTALAGSTAAVVALRLLLGVAEAAFFVAGFAALADLASPTRLGEALSYNSLGLYLGLAFGPPLGEVLVERGGFTWAWLGAAGLGVVAAVLAALIGETRGPREPAPVRLVHRPAIAPSLGFCTSLAAIGGFLTFAALHARDVGLTNTSLPLFVYGIVVVVSRIAFARVPDRLPSLPLAAGALALIACGLVLAAVWTTPPGLVVGTVLLALGVTFTTPAFFSAVFATARRHERGAASGTASAFIDLGLGGGPILLGLVARSAGIPWALAGAGLIALAGCAWTLTLARAAGRGAVAP
- a CDS encoding CGNR zinc finger domain-containing protein, encoding MLADALRAHDWPERPLDDQPLGTDLLNTRWITGTTWYDVLDHDDLTRAWLTDHGLPADPVPRAELAQTRAAIAAAIADPTTLDALDPLLAHGRLRLTVDAEHPDVADPRWHAPWVCLRDFLRLRAEHPDRIRKCANPDCVLHFVDTSRTGRRQWCSMTVCGNRLKARRHHDRQRARA
- a CDS encoding alpha/beta fold hydrolase produces the protein MTTYHHTDIDGLTVFHREAGHPDAPAIVLLHGFPTSSHMFRGLIPALADRYRVIAPDHIGFGHSSAPSVDEFDYTFDRLTEVTTTLLDRLGVRRHALYIQDYGAPIGLKIASRDPERVSAIITQSGNAYMEGFTPFWEPLFAYATAPGPDTEPAVRALLTEEATRWQYTHGVKDVSRISPDTWAHDQPLLDRPGNAEVQLALFRDYKNNLDAYPAFQQYFRDSQVPLLAVWGRNDEIFGPDGAVAYRRDLPEAEVHLLDAGHFALEDQLDTIAGYARGFLGRVLG